In Cryptosporangium aurantiacum, the DNA window CCGCCGCCGACCTGCTGGGCGTGGCGGCAGGTCGCCTCGACGGACGTGCGCTGCTGGCCACTCGGCGGCTCCGGGGCCAGCAGCTGTCCGGCCTGCTGCGGTTCGCGCCGCTGGCCGACCAGCCCTCGACCCCGGGCACGCCGCTGCTACTCCTCGCGGGGTTCTGAAACGGCGCGGGTCAGAACCGGCCGCCGCCCGCGCTGTCGCCGGACAGGCGCTGCGCGAGGTAGATCGGCACCACCGACAGGATGATCAGCACCGCGGCGACGACATTGACCACCGGTGCCTGGTTCGGTCGGAACAGGTTGTTCAGGATCCAGATCGGCAGCGTCTGCGTACCGGCGCCCGCGGTGAACGTCGTCACGATGATCTCGTCGAACGACAGCGCAAAGGCGAGCAGACCGCCCGCAAGCAGCGCCGACCGCAGCATCGGGAACGTGACCAGGCGGAACGTGGTGAACATGTCGGCGCCGAGGTCCATCGACGCCTCCTCCAGGTTCCCGCCGAGCCGGCGCAGCCGGGCGATCACGTTGTTGAAGACGATCACCACGCAGAACGTCGCGTGGGCGACGACGAGCGTCAGGAACCCCAGGTTGACGCCGAGGATGGTGCGGAACGCGTTGTTCAGCGCGATGCCGGTGACGATGCCCGGCAGCGCGATCGGCAGCACGATCAGCAGCGAGATCGAGTCCCGGCCGAAGAACCGGTGCCGCTGGAGTCCGAACGAGGCCAGCGTGCCCAGCACCAGCGCGATCAGGGTGGCGAGGAGTCCGACCTGGACGCTCGTCCAGAGCGCGTCGAGCGCGCCGGTGTTCTGCGCGGTTCGCTCCCACCACTCGAGCGTGAAGCCGGAGGGCGGCCAGCCGAACGTCCGGTCGGCGTTGAACGAGTTCACCAGGACGACGAGCAGCGGGACGTAGACCGCGGTGAGCGCGAGGACCGTGAACGTGCGCAGCGCGACTCGGGCGGTCTTGGACAGCGTCATCAGAGGTTCTCCAGTGCGCCGGTGCGGCGGACGGCGGCCAGGTAGACGAGCATGATGACCACCGGGACGGTCGCGACCGCGGCGGCGAACGGCAGGTTGTTGGCCGCGCCGATGTTGTCGTAGACGACGTTGCCCAGCAGCTGTTTGGTGCCGCCGACGATCCGCACCGTGATGTAGTCGCCCAGCGAGAGCGAGAACGTGAAAATCGATCCGGCGACGACGGCCGGGAAGATCGTCGGGAGCACGACCGTACGGAAGCTGCGGAACGGCCGGGCCCCGAGGTCACCCGCCGCGTCGAGCAGCGAGTCGGGCAGCCGCTCGAGGCCGGCGTAGATCGGCAGGATCATGTACGGGAGCCAGAGGTAGGCCAGCGTGACCGTGGTCGCGGTGAGGCCGTAACCGGGGCTGCCGCCGAACCAGGACAGGATGCCGTCGCCGCTGAACATCAGCCGCCACGCGTAGACCTTGACCAGGTAGCTCGCCCAGAGCGGGGTGAGGATCGCGACGACGAGCCACCGCTGGGCGCGGGGGGATGCGATCTTGGCCATGTAGAACGCCACCGGCAGCGCGATCACCGCGTCGATCACCGTGACGCCGACCGCGACGCCGATCGTCCGCAGCGTGATCGTGCGGTAGACCTCGCCGGTGAACAGCGTCGTGAAGTTCTCGAACGTCCACGCCCGGACGATCTGGCCGGTGAAGTCGTTGACCGACCAGAGCGCCGCGACGAACAACGCCGCCAGCGCGCCCAGGTAGGCCAGCCCGAGCCACAGCAACGGCACCGAGAGCAGCAACCCGAGCCGAGCCTTGGGCCTCCGGTACAGCGCCGTCGACACCCGCCGCACCAACGGTGGGCGCCGCTCCAACGTCGCCGTCATGGTTCTCCTAATAGCGCGCGCAGCGCGCATTCGCCTTTGTACTTGCTACGGATCTGGACCCCGCCGACTCAGCCCTTGATTTCGGTCCAGGCTTGGGTCCAGGCGCTGTAGTCCTTGCACTTGACGTCGGTGCGGCCGTCGAGGCACTGGGTGATCGGCGTCGACCAGTACCAGACCTGCTTCGCGTACGCCTCGTCACCGGCGTGGAACGTGTCGCAGTGCGCCTTGTCCGCGGTGAGCGCGCACGCCTTCGGGTTGGACGGTGCCTCGCCGAAGTACTCCGCGACCTGAGCGTTGGCCTCCGGGCTGACGATGTGATCGAGCCACTTGTACGCACACGTCTTGTGCTTCGACTTCGCCCCGACCATCCAGGTGTCCGACCAGCCGGTCGCACCCTCGGACGGCAACACGGCCTCCACCGGCACCTTCTCCGACTTCGCGACGTTCACGATGACCTGCCAACTCGTGCCGATCACCGAGTCACCCGACTTGAACGCCGACACCTCCTTGAGGTAGTCCGACCAGTACTCCCCCACGTTCACCTTCTGCTTCTTCAACAGATCCACCGCAGCCTGGAACTGCTTGTCATCCAGCGCATACGGGTTCTTGATCCCCAGGTCGGGCTGGTGCTTCATCAAGTACAGCGCCGCGTCCGCGATGTAGATCGGCGAGTCGTACGCGGTCACCTTGCCCTTCGTCGCCGCGTTCTCCTCGAACACCGCAGACCACGACGTCGGCGCCGGCTTCACCACGTCCGTGCGATACATCAGCAGATTCGCGCCCCACCCGTGCGGAACCCCGTACGAGACACCCTCAACGCTGTTCCACTTCTGGTCCTTCAGGAACGGGTACAGGTCGGCGTAGTTCGGAATCAAGTCAGTATTGACCGGCTCGACGTCACCCGCCGCGATCAACCGCAGCGACGCGTCACCCGAGGCCGACACCACGTCGTACTCCCCGGTCTTCATCAGGCTCACGGCCTCGTCCGAGGTGTTGAACACCTTCACGTTCACCTGACACCCGGTCGCCTTCTCAAACGGGGAGACCCAATCCACCTTCGGATCGTTCGTCCCGTCCTCGGCATACCCGGCCCACGACAGGATGCTCAGCGCACCCTCCGGAGTGCCGAGCTTGTCCAGCGCCTCCAGCTTCGGCGGCGTGAACCCGGCACTCGACTCGGACGACGACTCGCTGTCGTCGCTGGTACCGCACGCTGCTGCTGCCGCAACCAGCACGACAGCCGCAGCACCGGCAAGAACACGGCTTAACGGACGGGTTCTCATGGCTTTCTCCGGTCGTTCAGGGGGTTGTGAGAGCGGGCTGTTCGCCGTTGACCGGCAGCGCGTGGGAGTGATGCCAGCTCACCCGGACCCGGTCACCGCGGTCGAACCGGTGTCCGTCGGCAGAGTCGCCGGTATCGCCTTCGTTCTGTCGCTGCACGACCAGCTGGCCGCCGGCGTCGAGATCCACGACGTACCGGGTGGACGCGCCGAGGTAGATCTCCTCGCGCACGGTGCCCTCGGCAGCGGAACCGTCCGCCGAGGACGCATCGGAGAGCGCAGCGATCCGGATCTTCTCGGGCCGGATGCTGACCGTGGCCTCGTCGCCGAGGATCGCGGCCGCGGTCGCTCCGGAGAGGAGGTTCGTGACGCCGACAAAACCCGCGACGAAGTCGGTGCGAGGGCGTTCGTAGAGGCCGGCCGGGGTGTCGATCTGCTCGATCCGTCCACCGCGGACGACCGCCACCCGGTCGCTCATCGTCAGCGCCTCGTCCTGGTCGTGGGTGACCAGGACGAACGTGATGCCGACGTCCCGCTGCAGCTGCTTCAGCTCGACCTGCATCTCCAGACGCAGTGCCCGGTCGAGCGCGCCCAGCGGCTCGTCGAGCAGCAGGACCTTCGGACGGTTGACGAGCGCGCGGGCCAGCGCGACCCGCTGCCGCTGGCCGCCGGAGAGCTGCCCGGGCCGACGGTCACCGAAGCCGGTGAGGCGGACCGAGGTCAGCGCCTGCTCCGCGCGCTCCCGCCGCTCCCGCTTGCCGACGCCCTTGACCCGCAGGCCGTACTCCACGTTGCCGAGCACGCTCAGGTGCGGGAACAACGCGTAGTCCTGGAACACGGTGTTGACGTCCCGGTCGTACGGCGGCCGGCGCGTGACGTCGACGCCCTGCAGGAGGACCTGGCCGTCGGTCGGTAACTCGAACCCGGCGATCATCCGGAGCAGCGTCGTCTTGCCTGATCCGGACGGCCCGAGCAGCGAGAAGAACTCACCGTCGGGGATCTCCAGGTCGATGCCGGCGACGGCCTCGACGTCACCGAACGTCTTGCGCAAGCCGCGCAGTTCGATGGCCGGCGCACTCATCGGTACCTGCTGTTGGGACGCAACGGAACTCCGCGGGGGACGACGACGTTGGGCCGCAGGGCGACCCTGTGCTGACTACGCGCCGAAACCTATGACGTCATAGTTCACAGCACAATATGGGAGCCCGGGAATTTATCTTGGAGAAACGCGAGGCTCAGGAAGGCCGCAGCGTCGCGCAAGAGCAGGGGAAGGGTCGGCATGGGGACGCGACGGTTCTACCGTGGGCCGCGGTCCGCGGTCTTCGCGCCGCTCGAGAGCCTGAGCCGGACGGAGCTGGTCACTCACCGGCTCGCCGACGCGATCATGCTCGGCCTGCTCACCGACGCCGAGCAGTTGCCGAGCGAGACCGACCTCGCTACTGAGTTCGGGGTCTCCACCGTGACCGTGCGGGAAGCACTCACCGCGCTGCGCCAGCGCGGTCTGATCGAGACCCGCCGCGGCCGGGGCGGCGGCAGCTTCGTCCGGTCGCCCGCGGAAGACACCGGCGACGCGCTCCGCGACCGGCTGCGGGCGTTCAGTCCGGGCACGCTCCGTGACATCGGCGACCACTACGCGGCGATCAGCGGGGCCGCCGCCCACCTCGCCGCCGAGCGTGCCGACACCGACGACGTCGAGCGGCTGACCGCTGCGGTGGCCACATTGGAGGCGGCGGTGACCCCCGGCGACCGGAGACGGGCGGACGGACACTTCTCGATCGAGGTCGCCGCTGCGGCCCAATCCGCGCGTCTGACCAGGGCGGAGATCGCGCTGCAGACCGAAGTGGGGCCGCTGCTCTGGCTGGTGCTGGAGGACGACGCCGCGCACCGGCGCGCTGCGGAGCGGTGCCGCGCGCTGACCGCGGCGGTCGT includes these proteins:
- a CDS encoding FadR/GntR family transcriptional regulator, with protein sequence MGTRRFYRGPRSAVFAPLESLSRTELVTHRLADAIMLGLLTDAEQLPSETDLATEFGVSTVTVREALTALRQRGLIETRRGRGGGSFVRSPAEDTGDALRDRLRAFSPGTLRDIGDHYAAISGAAAHLAAERADTDDVERLTAAVATLEAAVTPGDRRRADGHFSIEVAAAAQSARLTRAEIALQTEVGPLLWLVLEDDAAHRRAAERCRALTAAVVKGDSANARAAAENRIHDAVDDLTERHLELVRETTNP
- a CDS encoding ABC transporter permease, with protein sequence MTLSKTARVALRTFTVLALTAVYVPLLVVLVNSFNADRTFGWPPSGFTLEWWERTAQNTGALDALWTSVQVGLLATLIALVLGTLASFGLQRHRFFGRDSISLLIVLPIALPGIVTGIALNNAFRTILGVNLGFLTLVVAHATFCVVIVFNNVIARLRRLGGNLEEASMDLGADMFTTFRLVTFPMLRSALLAGGLLAFALSFDEIIVTTFTAGAGTQTLPIWILNNLFRPNQAPVVNVVAAVLIILSVVPIYLAQRLSGDSAGGGRF
- a CDS encoding ABC transporter substrate-binding protein — translated: MRTRPLSRVLAGAAAVVLVAAAAACGTSDDSESSSESSAGFTPPKLEALDKLGTPEGALSILSWAGYAEDGTNDPKVDWVSPFEKATGCQVNVKVFNTSDEAVSLMKTGEYDVVSASGDASLRLIAAGDVEPVNTDLIPNYADLYPFLKDQKWNSVEGVSYGVPHGWGANLLMYRTDVVKPAPTSWSAVFEENAATKGKVTAYDSPIYIADAALYLMKHQPDLGIKNPYALDDKQFQAAVDLLKKQKVNVGEYWSDYLKEVSAFKSGDSVIGTSWQVIVNVAKSEKVPVEAVLPSEGATGWSDTWMVGAKSKHKTCAYKWLDHIVSPEANAQVAEYFGEAPSNPKACALTADKAHCDTFHAGDEAYAKQVWYWSTPITQCLDGRTDVKCKDYSAWTQAWTEIKG
- a CDS encoding ABC transporter ATP-binding protein produces the protein MSAPAIELRGLRKTFGDVEAVAGIDLEIPDGEFFSLLGPSGSGKTTLLRMIAGFELPTDGQVLLQGVDVTRRPPYDRDVNTVFQDYALFPHLSVLGNVEYGLRVKGVGKRERRERAEQALTSVRLTGFGDRRPGQLSGGQRQRVALARALVNRPKVLLLDEPLGALDRALRLEMQVELKQLQRDVGITFVLVTHDQDEALTMSDRVAVVRGGRIEQIDTPAGLYERPRTDFVAGFVGVTNLLSGATAAAILGDEATVSIRPEKIRIAALSDASSADGSAAEGTVREEIYLGASTRYVVDLDAGGQLVVQRQNEGDTGDSADGHRFDRGDRVRVSWHHSHALPVNGEQPALTTP
- a CDS encoding ABC transporter permease, which codes for MTATLERRPPLVRRVSTALYRRPKARLGLLLSVPLLWLGLAYLGALAALFVAALWSVNDFTGQIVRAWTFENFTTLFTGEVYRTITLRTIGVAVGVTVIDAVIALPVAFYMAKIASPRAQRWLVVAILTPLWASYLVKVYAWRLMFSGDGILSWFGGSPGYGLTATTVTLAYLWLPYMILPIYAGLERLPDSLLDAAGDLGARPFRSFRTVVLPTIFPAVVAGSIFTFSLSLGDYITVRIVGGTKQLLGNVVYDNIGAANNLPFAAAVATVPVVIMLVYLAAVRRTGALENL